The region CTTTTCAATAAGCTGTTCTCAGACAGTACTTTATTCCCCGCTTCTGGTTTGATTCGTAGTAACCTtgaaaagagatttaaaaaacaacaattacaaaatgtgttttcacatcacagaatgtgtaaaaatacacTTAACAGTCTTCTCACAGATTAAGTTCACATTTAATAAGAATATCAGGACGGTCATATCTCTAGCTGGTAAGTGGGAATAATATGCTAGTATTTCATTTCTAAAAAGGTCTACAGTGAACTATAAATGGCTGCATGcaaaacttttgtttgtttgacatactttgaattgaattgaaaacagGGCTCTTAGaaagcatacatttttatttggtttgttgaaaattttttgttgaaaaacgtaaaaaagaaataagttcctattttaacactaaaatgtttaaaaatattcttATATAAGCTGAGAATTCACTGACTTCCTGAATTGTTGTCGAGAGACCTCGTCCCCACAGAAGAGGCAGACAGTGGCAAGAAGAGCTGCTCCAGACTGACAGAGAGCATGCTCTCTGCGTGAAGCCTTCATCGCTATTGTGATCACCTGCAGAAACGGCACTGATAAATCTTCCAAGCATGTACcggcattaaaaaacaaaacaaacatgcacTTAGCTCACCTCCTGTGTCCGCTCTTTCAGCACAAACTGTGAAGGGGACAAGCTAATAACAGTGGAGTCCATGACGGCTCGAGTCTGAAGATTGCTGTAGGGTATGGCTTTCACGAAAGCAGCACGTGAACCCGTGTttcgcacgcacacacagagctTACTGACACGTCCTGCCTGCACTCCACTCAGCGTGGCCACATAGCCTTCAGAACGCTTCCTCAACTCCTCCAGGATCACGTTACTCGTGCCACCATAGCCTGACAGAGGGATCTGAGAACAACACGCTAAAATGTAAAACCAAGTATTAACTAGAAGTCAACCGATGTTTCGGGTTTGcagattaatcggcaccgatattTGTTTGATGGAACTAACGATTATCTGCAAAAATCCATGCAGATAGTTTCTGGGGTTGAATCCGTTGCTGGAGCGGCTGAGAAGGGTCTGTGGTCATTATACAATTTGAGAGCAGCCTCTAAGTGGTCAAATCACTGACAGCATGGGCTATTTTTTTAGACGTAATACTCCACGCTAAACACAGTGAGAAAATCCTGCTGCGCCACAGACCACCATTCACAAAGTTTtccactaaattacattatattcccAAATTTACATTAATGTACAGCACataatgtattttctattttctgtggctctaataaagtctgtTTGCGTCATTTATAGAGCTGTAATATAGATCGCCCTTTTACTTTCCGTTTgctccattttttttaaacaccaaacTCATTTATGCCTCATAGTTAATTCCTGAAGTAAACTTGTCTCTGTttggtgaataaataaactgttttagacCACTGCTTGAGCTGAACACGACACGTACAATATCCAAATGTAAACTGTATTGTTCCTTGTTAGAGAGTGTTAATTCCTACATtttctattactattattattactactacttttttgttcagtatccattttaaaaataatcGGTTAATTAATTGGTATcagccagtgtggtccaacctaacTATCGGTATCAGCAAAATCcactatcggtcgacctctagtaTTTACAACAGTGTTACGGTTTATGAGGCATTATTAATAAACTCACAGTGAACTTGACCCCAGGTTGGGAGGCACGTGCAGCAGACTGCTTGATCTCCAGTTTGGCCAGCATGGATGCAACACGGGTGGGAGCAAAGAGCAGATGAACAGTCACATCCTCTTTGGGTTTAATTGACAGCTCTCGGTTACGTGTCAGTCGCTCATCTGGGCCGAATGAGCTCTGCAGCTGCAGGGATGAGATTCACGGAAACAGACAAGTGGGAgaatggataaatggatagaCAGATGTGAATATACTGAAAACCAATGAACTGGTTGGCTGGCTGCTCATAATTGTGGTTCATCCATTACCTGTGATTACTCACATGGCAAAATACTGCTTTACTTATTgttataaaatactttattttatactAATCATTTTAGCACTTCATATACTTTCATCATCGGGTCTCATTAGAAGCTCCAAATATTATAGATCTAAGTGTCTAAAACTACATATCTCAATGTGTTAGCTTACCTGGAAACCGTCTTGGTCTTGGCCCCTAATGAGCAGTCTGAGTTGCTGTGATGTAGTGGGTGAATTGTTCCTTAGCACCAGTTTCTGTTGCCTACAAACACAAAAGCATCATCTCCATCCAAATCATTTTTATGAATGGCAGTTTCTATGGCTATGTAAACTCACACTGCTCTGCCTAGGGTAACCCCTCCCCATGCCATGAACTGCTTGTTGGAGAGGATGGGTGGGACCTCAGCCTGTGAGGACACGGCAGGTGAAGATACTGCTTTCCCAGAAACTCCTTGGACCGTCTCTCCTTTCAGCATCACCTCATACTGAGGTCCGCTGGGTAGAACCAAAATCGTCAACATGCTGAGAAAAGAAATTAAATGTTACTCGAAAGTACTTTAGTACTTTTTTTGTACATGCTTTTTGGAATTTTCACACTGCaggaaatttgtttttatttttttttagttctagGAACTCCATTTGGGGAAACGGAATTATCTCATACTTCAGAGTAGGGTTTAAAACAGTCCTATAGGAAATACCAGTGATGCAAATGTACGCTGATTTTCAAAAAAGGCCACATTTGTTAATATATTGAAATCAGCGATAATGGCATTTAGCTATTTGTCTGCAGGGCTGTTTTTTTCTCAGCCTCGATGATATGTAAAACTTCAAGTTGTCATAGATTTAGTCCGATTTTTACACATTCATTAGCGTATATTGTGCGTTGAACATCCCATTAATGTTATCAAGAAACCCACGACACATGAAAACAGCTCTAATCACAGTGTCCTCTATTCATTAATTCGACCAAGATAAAGACATCACTGGAGGCTGCTTCAGAGATCCCATTGCTGGTGCCCATGAAACCAGGAAAACGGCCGATGGGGAAACTGGTTTTCTGGAAACCACCATGATGGCTTGTTCCTAGGCTAGAACTATGCGGTGCAAAAGCCAAAGTACCAAGaatattttaacaatacatttcCCCCTTTAAGAAGTCAAACTACATTTCAGACAATCTGAATAGTATAGCAATTAATACaagtaaaaaatgaaaactgCCAACAAAAAGGATTCAAAATACAATCTGTTGAATCAATCTGAGTGAACATGCCTCTCCCTGAGTTTCTGTTTGTCCTGGGCAGTGAAGGAGACCACCACACCCTGCTCCTCTCCAGCTTTCAGAGTCAGTTCCTCTGGTCTCACAGTGAAACAGCTGTCTCCATCAGTACTCTGAAAAATAGCCAGAAAGACGAGGAGTGAATCCACAGCAAGGGCTAAGATGCATAGATTAACACTGTGGTGTTGATGCCAGGCACATTCTAGGCTATTTATAGTCAATGTCGAATTGAAACATACAATAGTGTTAAAAAGTAAAGCTCGTGATCAGGTACCTTTAGTCTGAGTAGAACATCAATGTTGCCTGCATTCTTTAAAGGAAGTTTCTGCTTGGCTGTCTGCCCCAAAGGAGCCTGAAGGCACACCGTCTGTGCAGACATTCAGGTAGTAAATAAGCAACAGCAAACaagtaaataatcaaatgaattaataaaaagataaaactaaaGCCATTTCATAACCTCAAAAAGCTAAGTGTGTCTTGTAGCGATCGGTTTTATTCATTACCTGTAGGTCTTTGGGTGCATGCACTCTGGGAGTGCCTGACCTTGCCCTCAGGGCTACACTCTGAATCACATGACTGGGGCCTGGACTGTCCACCTCAATATCCACCCGTGCACTGTATTCATCAGCTGGCCCCAACTCACCTgcatcaaaaaatacagcatctCAAGTTCAGTCTGTGATCCTTTTTGCTATATAGACGGGAGTTTAAAACTAGAATAGTaactcaatgatactaaaataaaactagacACCAGTTGAGAAATGTTCAACCTGTATCAGTGTCTAGGTTTACATGCCCACCTGAACTTGAAATGTACTTCTGAGGTGCACTGAAATGAACCCACACCAAGAAGGTTTCTTGATTctgaagaaagaataaaaatgtatttaaacagtcAAAACTGGTATCAAATCAGAAAgcaatttaaagaaatattcacCTCTGCATAACTGGCATGCAGCACATGGTTTATGACTGATGAAGGTGAAAGCGAGGTCATACTTGAGCCAGGATGAAGGGAACCATCCGTGGTCATGGCAACTGGGCTCTTAGAGAAGCCGAAACAATGCCATGCTGATGCATTCTGTGGGAGACAAAACTTCTGTCCTTTAATTTGTTCAACATCCCATCGGATGAGGTCTAAGCTTTCAGGCAGAAGTCTTATAGACATACAGAAATACATCATACACAACTTCCAATCCAAACAGACAGATCTCACTGACCGCACTGATAACTAGTCGAATAGGCACAGTGGCATGAGTCCTGTTGACCAGCTTGAGCAGCAGGGCCTTAGTACTGCCCCCCGGCATGTCCCCAAAGTCCAGACAGCCAGTCTTTCCAACATCAACCTATTCATGAAAAAGAACGAAAAAAGCTCtccatttttgcacattttacatGGATTAAATATAACTTCTAAAAGAAACCTACAGAAAAATTAACAAATTTCAAGGATAAAACTGTCATAAAATCATACTACTAAtcctgtgcattaaaaaaaaaaaaaaaatacatgtagttTTAGTGCTCTGACACTGGCAACAAGGACAAAGAGAACTCTAACCTCAACCACAGGGTTCTCAGCCATAGCGATCAGCACCACTTTCTTAGCAAAGACTTCTGCATGCGCCACAGTCTCTGACTCTGCAGATGCAGGCCAAGATGACACACTGAGAGTATACTGATACAGTCCAGCCCTTGGTGCTATAAATAAAACCCTCTGTTCTTCTGTACATTTGGGTCCAATTATGGTCCTATTCTGTACTATCAGCCACTGGAATGGGATAGACTCCACCTGTAATGAAATGACATTTATAATACTGCACATAAAAGTGGACTAAAGACATGTCTCCATAAGACCATTGGTTCTCAACCTTTCTGTAGGTCCCCCACTGACCACAAAAATATCCGAAGCTTGTTTTGAATGTTGAGAAAGGGAAATACATGGGTATTTTGGCTGTGcgaaaatattttaaagctggttttgtattattgtatataatttaaGTCATCTTGGAGTGCGCGGAGGCCAGcttgttgagaaccactgatctagactACATCTGACAGATTTCGAACCTTCTCTCCATCAATGGATAGGCTTGTGATGGAGATTGAAACTTGCTGCCAGCGCTCCGAGGGGTTGAAGATGTTGAGGGACGTCTGAGAGGCAATTCCCACACAGCAAGAATTGGGAAACTTCAGCTCATTTGGAACCATCACTTGAACTGaagaaaaacatttgtttgtttatttggtgttttttttacacaatttccTTCATACCACTaatgtctttaaaatacattaacatttttccACTTACTTCTAAGGTCTGCAAGATCTCGTCCAGCCCATGACCCAACATTTGGCTGTCCATAGGTCTTGCTGACTGGATACTGAGGTGGATGTTGTTGACCAGAGTTCAGGTAACCAGACTGAAGACTTGTATGCCCAGGTACATGCATATGTCCCATAGATGGGTTTCCAGCAGGCACTGCAGCCGATACTCCATATATACCAGATGGCCCTCCAATCTGATAGGGAGGAGCATGTAGAGGCCCCTCTGAGCTCAGATACTGTTGTGCCAGTTGGGAACTAAAGAGGCAACGCCCTGTTATGAGGTTGGGAAGGTTTGTCAGTGCACCCTGGGAGGTGTAGCTGGGTACTGACCCATATGTCATGTCATCTGCAGCCCCAAAACAAGATCCAGACCCCAAGACACGAGGCAATGCTTGGTGTGCCTGTTCTGATGCTGTCCCAGATGGATGCTGAATGTTCAGCTTGCTTGAGTACCCAGAATCCACTTGAGCGTACAAGCTCGGTGCAGGCTCAGACTGGCGGTTGCCCTTAGAGTATTCATTTTCGTAGTCTTTACGGGAGTCACTTTGGCTACGTGAGCCCAGTTCAGAGGTCTTTTGGTTGAGGCCAGGAATTTCAGAGTGGCAAAGAGGCTCTGGACTCTTTGAAGAActcagaacatttacattatcgaACGGTTCCACTGGAGGAGTTGGACTGGCTCTGATTATAGTAGTGCTTAGAGCCATTGAGGTGTTTTTCTGGAGAATAGTAAAAGAGATTCAACTGTACATTCAAAAATTATATtcggctgttttcaacataataataaatgttctttgagcagcaaataagaatATTGGAATGACCAcatgaataaattgttttttagaatatattttcaaatagaaaacagttaatttagtgtaaaaaaaaaaatctgaatgttacggtttttgctgtattttggatcaaataaatgcaggcttggtgagcagaagagtaatcttaaaaaaaaaaaaaaaaaatctggtaggTTATATTAGCCTATAGTTTGAagttaaagatattaatattaattaggtgagtCTGAAACAATTATTTGACAATGATTTCACATGTTTATATGAaagctaaatacaaataaaaaggtgaacattaatttatttgcgctgtttttttttttttttttttaaatagtggtcGTTATCGGAATTATATCGGATCGaccgaaattaagaaatatattgtgatataaatttTGGCCATATCCTCCAGCACTAGCAATAATTATCGTTATCGTTTTATCTTCCAGCCCTAGCATCAATCATAACCAGTGTcagggaaagttacttttaaaagaaatgcattacaatattgtgttactccataaaaaaagtaactcattacgttacttatttactttttatggaaagtaatgcttTACGTTACTTTTCATTACTTTCCtgttgctttttaaatatgagcatgGCTTGACTGTTTTTAATAGAAGAAGTTCTATTTAAAGCAAATGTAAAAGCTCTCCCGAGcacattacagttccatatcacttcgcatagTAAAGCTGTAATAACGGAAGCTACAggactaacaaaaacaacaacaacaatacagaGCATTTTCCAAAAGGAAATACACAGcatttctcactagcgaggtaATAGCGCTGCTTAGAGACCCTGCAgcagcctaattcacacaagctctctctctttctctatgtgtctctgtctctcgcgCTCTTTCAAacaacttcattaataactgcattagaatgctatcaatggCTCAACCTCCATTACCaacttttaaatgatgttttggaatgttttccctttaaatatatcatctgatccATGTTTTGAGGTGTGGTCGTGGCTGCATCACAACCTTGGGTGTGCATTATATTTCTATTAATCGGCCCGTCGGCAGTGATTCCTTACTTCACATTTAatctagaactacatcatgttcactcATCGCACACAGCGCCTCTATACTTCcaatttctcccaatatggggacaggagacttttcagtcaataaatggaaaacaaagtaactggcgttacttttttgtaaattaaaaagtaatgggttactttactagttacttaaaaaaagtaatcggATTAGGTAACTTGTGTTACTCACGTAAcacgttacccccaacactgattaGAAGAcatcagggcccgtattcataaagaatcttaatgcaaaaagtagctcttagtgacaaaattctaagaaaattcttagaaatgtgggcgtttcctcttaaaattaaagaaaaaatcctagtaaacaaaaaagtaattcagaaagcatcttaacccttaaaagagctcttgaggtcaaacttgttaggagcacagacgagcacttttaagaggcttaagagtttctttagcagaggagaaaatggcagaaagacgaagaggctgaagaaatgtgttgcagacaatggatgacagtgagttaataagacgctatagattatataataatttataatttaatatataaattaaagtaatcactacattacgatatttggcaactgggaaaatgcaacaatgcaatagtgatgatttgggtctgtcacaaccttctgtaagcagagtgatcagacaaacaattacagcactttcagaacatcttattgtgtcgcagttcatttcgtttccactggacattccctcaaaaaactgcatttatgaatatagcaggcttataggtgcgcacaagaaGGGAGAATGAAccattaatagtttgtgctatacgctcccatgtctgcttcttgtcccttgctgtgacacccgtttgaattttcctttaagaatggccttgtgttcatccactaactgggctaacagtaaataCTGTTCCAATttccagtttggctttcttgcccttcttggttttgattccatgtttgatacatttaaaccaacattcaaaccgccacttaaataggacagcaatcactgtaactggaaagagtggaacaatttttatcattctaagccaatcaaataccttataggaaattataagcatggtaaataaaaaaaaggatttagatacacacatataatgtgtgtttgtttgtgtgtgtgtgtgtgtgtgtaagagagaacggtcaaataggaaaaattgcgcatgtaaattcaaagtgagaattataatagaccctatacttaaaatcactcttttttccttcttgtacaaccaaccaatcacagtcttaaaaagattgtgtcatacatagcaacggggtcaaccccgcctcctcactaagatgaaagtttttgtcttttccttactcagagttgctctcagatcggtcccgaatcgctcttaagctaagactcctacgtaaaagtttttaagctaaattaagagttttctgagaggattcttagaatctttatgaatacgggacCAGGCTTTTAAGGAACAGCAACAAATTTACTTTCTAAATAGCTAATTGGTTTATACTATGATCCACATAAAACTAAGATGGGGTTAAACACTCACCTTATGATGATCAGGAGTGGGCATGCAAGTGTTCTCATTAATGGAAAGATAAGTCAGTCTACTGAGAGATGGGCTTGAACAATGGGACTGAGGGGAACCTGGATCACCAGCAGGACTCCTCTGAGCCTTTCCACTACTAGGGGAACACGGAGACATCTCTCTATTTCCAAAACACATTTTGgattaacaataattaaaaaaataaataagcatcatCTCCACTCCTCACGAATAAAAGTCGCTTACAccgcaaaaaaatacaatatgcaATTCTGTTAGATGATGATGTTCAGAAACAATTTTTTACCCATATCCACTTGGAATAGAGGTCTGGCTTGGACTGGAGTGGGTAAGAGGGGAGGTGGATGGTCTGAAATTACAATGGGTGACCTCCACAATACCAGGGGCACTGCTCTCAGGTGAGCCTTcaataaaaagtagtaaaaaaaaaaaagttgatgtgcttaatttttttaaattaagcaacATTTCATGCTGATTTTTAACATGCTAAATCTGTTATGCTGcaggttttgtatttgtttacaaagaaaaagaaaaggagatacCAAATTTTTCCTGTGTTGTTGGCAGGGAATCCTGACGATCAACAGCTGCAATTTTCTCTTTTGAAACTGACTGAGTGGCTTTAGGACTTCTGGGTGATCTTGCCTGGTTAATGGCAGGTCTGTCTGTCCGGCCTCCAGTTGTCTTGGGTTTGAGTGGGGAGGTCTTCAACGACGATACTTCCGAACGGCGAAGGCCAGGTGAGGTCTTTGGGGCAAAAGCAGGAGTTGACGTGGTCCCTTCACCTTTCAGATAGCAGCGGTTACCTGTGGTGGAAGTGCTGGCCACTTGTGGTTGACCCTTACCTATTTTGACCTTGGATTCAGTGATACCTTTATTGGTAGAAGGTGCTGCACGatagtcatttttgtttttctcaatgCCAGATTTGAAGGATGTGGAAGATGATGATGACTGCCCAGAAACTAAAGATCTTTTGGCTGGACGCGCAGTGGTAGATGGTAAACTGCTTGACTTGGGTCGAGGAATTCCACTTCGTTTGACATCTGACCTTGGATTTGGTGACACAACATGAGTACCCTCTGTTTGTCTAGATGCATTACCTGCCAGATTTTGACATTTCTTGCCTACTGCTTGCTCTTCCGCAACTAAACGCTCTTCCTTTTTACAGGGGAATTCATTTTCCAGAGATGCCAACTGCTGTTGAGTCAGCTTGTTAGAACTGGCCAAACTATCAGCCAAAGTGAGGATGTCCAAGCAGGACTGTGAGGTGGATCCATCACTGTCACTACTTGAGAACTCAGCCCTCTTCAGATATTTCTCCATGTCAGGAGTACTAAGGTCACCCACTGATGTGGTCTTCTGCAGATCCTCCAGCAGACCATTTTGATTTGAGGCTGCTACAGAATCAGGACTTCTAATCGACTCTTTTGCTACTTGCTGATGGCTTTTAGAGCGGCTCCGTTTAGACAGCTCCAAGATCATAGCAGCGAGCTGAGCTGGATCTGAGCTGATGGAGGCATCAGCAATTGCAGATGCAATAGTACTAATGCTGAGCAGAAGATTGCTGCTGGAGTTGGGTGATTCTGAATGGCCAGAACTCTCCTTATCTCCATATTGTGCAGAGATCTAAAAttagacacaaaaaaaaaagtatcaacaTTTTTGCTAATTTTCAAAAGACTGTGTGGCAGCAGTTTAAAGCTAAATGGTTATCAATACCTGGGAAACCTGTCCCTCAGTACTTTGTGTTTGCACATTATTCTCATGTGCGGCTTCAGCTGTGTTGGGCTCAAGAGTCTTATCTAGATCATCTGTAGATCACATGTAGGTcatcaaaatgttattaaatgttacaaaaaaatattaaataactaatgAGTATGTTGAACGCACCTGGATTAAGCGTCTCATCAGCATCACTTTGTGGAACTGACTCAATGTTGATGGAGCTTCCCCTGGAGAACAAATCTGAAGGTCGAAGTAACGCAACCGGTTTCCTCTTCTCAGGGGACGTAATAAAGTATCCAAAAGATggctaaaaaaacaaataaatgaataactataTATTTAAGCTTGGTTGTGAAGGGCTACCTTCTATCAGAGTTTagctataattataattaaacatcCGAAACAGCAAATCAAGGTCTTCAAAATTACTagaaactagggctgtgcaattaatcagaATAATTATAAAATCGTCATTTGAGCGTATGCAATTTCTTAATCGCATTGTAGCTCGATTTTCCACACCCCAGACCTCCCGAAGTATGCtatctgaaccaatcagaatgcagtgcGCCTAAATGGAGCACTAAAACAGGACATATCAGGCAGACATACAATTAACACCAGGATCACACTCCGTCTGGTGTGCGTATTTTTTCCACGCCCATGTCAACGGATCAGAGTGTTCACACTGCATGCGACTGCAGTCCGGCAATGCGCTCCAGGAGCGGTCCGTCTTCTGCAGCCATGCAGTGATCGTTTCTGCATGGAGTCCATTTCTGCTGCACTTCACGAGCTGGATTAAAGTCACAGTGCattatttttacgtttttttttttatccccagAGAAATAATTTTTCTGCCATCTGTCTATTCAAGAGAC is a window of Carassius auratus strain Wakin chromosome 16, ASM336829v1, whole genome shotgun sequence DNA encoding:
- the cep192 gene encoding centrosomal protein of 192 kDa isoform X3 — protein: MENFQNIEDEPFPSFLSNASLGSGGRTTLGNVTLGSTLGMPMAASTVAKIRPPVDNRVTDIQASYLEDGLFSLMNSQGSDGGREKFVLSLKEDLDNVGDFIAANRFSDMLVNVNLDETESASVSKTSSRGSGSVPHRTADLSTGLVSFSHIGDKDTLAAQATLLPLMMEEEEGSSSEGTDSERCSGSIASFLANEKLMSLDSMNSDMTDDEIDVNQLHDEELELYFNKLVPPAMQRGRVEGQEIPVGLPSISSQPHATEPERNRHHDDYDQRDFHMPDVRLAATGMDSCPASDEEDTEDELEVSQNRGRARFLLPSASRQPVGESHRPHFRPGLEGGSSDDELQMVGRNPDTRTGIEHRRSAEGQVINSPITGNGGGGDGSSGSDEEGNNGGVSTIPLPPTTVQSTYDVLRGLGIVGGSGQMGDDDQLQSLLSRSGMITHGQMGDRVGPVGTGEAGHATLVSGPASRCPVNWSMSLDRQEALDAMDNTAEVHLDSVYLRGSPGHNPQDISSTVNNFLQGTQSSFHLSQLLQESHNKTEQGIDLGHTVDLGALGMRGGPCGDSPILNKQLSTSSKDDQPGESLDARYLCQSFDENHEEHNDIWNHHPDNVELELQQGTNTTHSVVYQNEEGKWVTDLAYYSSFEKEMEANVPEEVAMQFQTEDFLAGSQAMDKIIEDQEEFEKEHRFMQEEQIQAVNMSEVLGDTSWKAPISGNILMRASQVSSELEPGNQSYLRISLGEFFQRRSEALGCLGSTEEDNVKRPSFGYFITSPEKRKPVALLRPSDLFSRGSSINIESVPQSDADETLNPDDLDKTLEPNTAEAAHENNVQTQSTEGQVSQISAQYGDKESSGHSESPNSSSNLLLSISTIASAIADASISSDPAQLAAMILELSKRSRSKSHQQVAKESIRSPDSVAASNQNGLLEDLQKTTSVGDLSTPDMEKYLKRAEFSSSDSDGSTSQSCLDILTLADSLASSNKLTQQQLASLENEFPCKKEERLVAEEQAVGKKCQNLAGNASRQTEGTHVVSPNPRSDVKRSGIPRPKSSSLPSTTARPAKRSLVSGQSSSSSTSFKSGIEKNKNDYRAAPSTNKGITESKVKIGKGQPQVASTSTTGNRCYLKGEGTTSTPAFAPKTSPGLRRSEVSSLKTSPLKPKTTGGRTDRPAINQARSPRSPKATQSVSKEKIAAVDRQDSLPTTQEKFGSPESSAPGIVEVTHCNFRPSTSPLTHSSPSQTSIPSGYGSGKAQRSPAGDPGSPQSHCSSPSLSRLTYLSINENTCMPTPDHHKKNTSMALSTTIIRASPTPPVEPFDNVNVLSSSKSPEPLCHSEIPGLNQKTSELGSRSQSDSRKDYENEYSKGNRQSEPAPSLYAQVDSGYSSKLNIQHPSGTASEQAHQALPRVLGSGSCFGAADDMTYGSVPSYTSQGALTNLPNLITGRCLFSSQLAQQYLSSEGPLHAPPYQIGGPSGIYGVSAAVPAGNPSMGHMHVPGHTSLQSGYLNSGQQHPPQYPVSKTYGQPNVGSWAGRDLADLRIQVMVPNELKFPNSCCVGIASQTSLNIFNPSERWQQVSISITSLSIDGEKVESIPFQWLIVQNRTIIGPKCTEEQRVLFIAPRAGLYQYTLSVSSWPASAESETVAHAEVFAKKVVLIAMAENPVVEVDVGKTGCLDFGDMPGGSTKALLLKLVNRTHATVPIRLVISANASAWHCFGFSKSPVAMTTDGSLHPGSSMTSLSPSSVINHVLHASYAENQETFLVWVHFSAPQKYISSSGELGPADEYSARVDIEVDSPGPSHVIQSVALRARSGTPRVHAPKDLQTVCLQAPLGQTAKQKLPLKNAGNIDVLLRLKSTDGDSCFTVRPEELTLKAGEEQGVVVSFTAQDKQKLRESMLTILVLPSGPQYEVMLKGETVQGVSGKAVSSPAVSSQAEVPPILSNKQFMAWGGVTLGRAVQQKLVLRNNSPTTSQQLRLLIRGQDQDGFQLQSSFGPDERLTRNRELSIKPKEDVTVHLLFAPTRVASMLAKLEIKQSAARASQPGVKFTIPLSGYGGTSNVILEELRKRSEGYVATLSGVQAGRVSKLCVCVRNTGSRAAFVKAIPYSNLQTRAVMDSTVISLSPSQFVLKERTQEVITIAMKASRREHALCQSGAALLATVCLFCGDEVSRQQFRKLLRIKPEAGNKVLSENSLLKSIPFDEMFLGEEQVQEAYDLPQRPNEAQIFYGNMSKVMLSLFGTTEMSDSGESDHMESVRPSQRHTSESDSSLLSGLGSSGRYISNASLDVLPVKGPPLIPSEPVLKQTELNLENTWSIKPEQLVLTAPTINSVADTRHVQILNRSNKELSFELSWPAHCLTITPQHGVIEPQSHLQILISPNPSLATKSSMLPWSGQIYVQCDNQQRSIKVQIRQDLAMDVSATSCAMDHSLRPLPPQAETPTVPGQKPQSSSTQPHVEIKNRTLVFPPTASGESSECSLELENHGEEVRWYLSSFAPPYVKGVDSSGDVYRATYSAFRCEKVSGTLGIQERMQIPFTFLPRDRGDCAQFWDLECHPTARPQHKSRVRFQLCGTGIRAGEALSVKENTSLVKTEATVKNRKRLDSVGSKTGSSTENQKRGVYAPQSLYTFPATRVGATSSLKVNFRNNSSNAHELTFISPKEPFHIKHSNYSLRSQHYINLPVQFVPAAAGQFSGTLLVQTDTDAKLAIELRGEALP